In Marivirga salinae, a single window of DNA contains:
- the hisB gene encoding bifunctional histidinol-phosphatase/imidazoleglycerol-phosphate dehydratase HisB has protein sequence MKKKVLFIDRDGTIIQEPPTDFQVDSLEKLEFLPFAISALQFIAQNSDYELVMVTNQDGLGTDSYPEDTFWPAHNKMLKQLEIEGITFEEQHIDRSFENEGKDTRKPGTAMLKKYYSDEYDLANSYVIGDRKTDVQLAQNLGAKSIFIGEELPEATFTSKDWSEIARYLVMPARIASISRKTNETDIKIDLNLDGSGKAENSTGLKFFDHMLDQLGKHGGLDLSIQVNGDLEVDEHHTIEDTALALGEAFKQALGNKKGIYRYGFLLPMDDALAQVAIDFGGRPWINWKAEFKREMVGDMPTEMFFHFFKSFSDAAQCNLDIQVSGDNEHHKIEAIFKGWARAIKMAVSRDESRLNDLPSTKGAL, from the coding sequence ATGAAGAAAAAAGTATTATTTATAGATAGAGACGGAACTATTATTCAAGAACCGCCAACCGATTTTCAAGTTGACTCTTTAGAAAAGTTGGAATTCTTACCTTTTGCTATCAGTGCGCTACAATTTATTGCTCAAAATTCAGATTATGAATTAGTGATGGTGACCAATCAAGATGGACTTGGAACGGATTCATACCCTGAAGACACTTTTTGGCCTGCTCACAATAAAATGTTGAAGCAATTGGAAATTGAAGGAATTACTTTTGAAGAGCAACATATTGATAGGAGTTTTGAGAACGAGGGAAAGGATACACGCAAGCCAGGTACTGCTATGTTGAAAAAATACTATTCCGATGAATATGATCTTGCCAATAGCTATGTGATAGGTGATCGTAAAACAGATGTCCAATTAGCTCAAAATTTGGGTGCGAAATCTATTTTTATAGGTGAAGAATTGCCTGAAGCAACTTTTACATCCAAAGATTGGAGCGAGATTGCTCGATATTTAGTTATGCCAGCTAGGATAGCTTCTATTTCTCGTAAGACTAATGAAACAGATATCAAAATTGATTTAAATTTGGATGGTAGTGGAAAAGCAGAGAATTCTACTGGATTGAAGTTCTTTGACCATATGTTGGACCAATTGGGCAAACATGGTGGTTTAGATTTATCTATTCAAGTCAATGGTGATTTGGAAGTGGATGAACACCACACCATTGAAGATACTGCTTTGGCTTTAGGAGAGGCTTTTAAACAAGCTTTAGGTAATAAGAAAGGAATTTATCGTTATGGTTTTCTTTTGCCTATGGATGATGCTTTAGCTCAGGTGGCAATAGATTTTGGCGGAAGACCATGGATTAATTGGAAAGCAGAATTTAAAAGGGAAATGGTTGGGGATATGCCAACTGAAATGTTCTTCCATTTTTTTAAATCTTTCTCTGATGCTGCTCAATGTAATTTAGATATTCAGGTAAGCGGTGATAATGAACACCATAAAATTGAAGCCATTTTCAAAGGTTGGGCAAGAGCTATTAAAATGGCAGTTAGCCGTGATGAAAGCCGTTTGAATGATTTGCCTTCTACTAAAGGGGCTTTATAG
- a CDS encoding DUF6364 family protein: protein MDTKVTLSFNEEIIGKAKQFAEQNNISLSRLTEFLYKQITTGEYKSLDELPVADWVNQVAEGKAEYHTKARKRKDMKAEYLSSKK from the coding sequence ATGGACACTAAAGTAACTTTATCTTTTAATGAAGAAATAATTGGCAAGGCTAAGCAGTTTGCTGAGCAAAACAACATCAGTTTATCTCGCCTTACAGAGTTCCTTTATAAGCAAATCACTACTGGGGAATACAAATCTTTGGATGAATTACCAGTTGCTGATTGGGTTAATCAAGTGGCAGAAGGAAAGGCTGAATATCACACTAAAGCCCGAAAAAGAAAGGATATGAAAGCTGAATATTTATCTTCCAAAAAATGA
- a CDS encoding CoA-binding protein, whose product MSKKTVIIGATTNPSRYAYFAADRLTNSGHEIVPVGIKKGEVFGEEILDIRKSPKVDNVDTITLYLGARHQPEYYDYLLSLNPKRIIFNPGTENPELVKLANEKGIETENACTLVMLGSGVY is encoded by the coding sequence ATGAGTAAAAAAACAGTAATTATAGGCGCTACTACCAATCCTTCAAGATACGCATATTTCGCTGCGGATAGATTAACCAATTCTGGACATGAAATTGTACCAGTAGGCATTAAAAAAGGAGAAGTTTTTGGTGAAGAAATTTTAGATATCAGAAAATCACCAAAAGTAGATAATGTGGATACCATTACACTTTATTTAGGTGCGAGACATCAACCTGAATATTATGATTATTTACTCAGTCTTAACCCCAAAAGAATCATTTTCAATCCTGGAACTGAAAATCCTGAATTGGTTAAATTAGCTAATGAAAAAGGCATAGAAACAGAAAATGCTTGTACTCTTGTAATGCTGGGAAGCGGGGTTTACTAA
- a CDS encoding DUF4920 domain-containing protein has protein sequence MKKILLSFVVLAVVVAACNQKESSEKNDEVKKTEVDEEEKEDEFLGESFDVEEEIKLINLVSEMENSDSLIAVVEVKVTEVCQAKGCWMKVDLPNGESMRVTFKDYGFFMPKDLAGKSVRMSGVAKKEETDVETLKHFAEDGGKSDEEIAQIKEPKMDYKFIASGVKLMD, from the coding sequence ATGAAAAAAATATTATTATCGTTTGTAGTATTAGCAGTAGTGGTTGCTGCATGTAATCAAAAAGAAAGTTCAGAAAAGAATGATGAGGTTAAAAAAACGGAAGTAGATGAAGAGGAGAAGGAAGATGAGTTTCTAGGCGAATCTTTTGATGTTGAAGAAGAGATCAAATTAATAAATTTGGTGAGTGAAATGGAAAATTCAGATTCTTTGATTGCTGTAGTTGAAGTCAAAGTAACTGAAGTTTGTCAAGCTAAAGGCTGCTGGATGAAAGTTGATTTGCCAAATGGTGAATCTATGCGAGTTACTTTCAAAGATTATGGATTTTTTATGCCTAAAGATTTGGCTGGAAAATCAGTGAGAATGAGTGGCGTTGCTAAAAAAGAGGAAACTGATGTAGAAACCTTAAAGCATTTTGCTGAAGATGGCGGTAAATCTGATGAAGAAATTGCTCAAATTAAAGAACCAAAAATGGATTACAAATTCATTGCTTCTGGTGTGAAATTGATGGATTAA
- a CDS encoding NAD(P)/FAD-dependent oxidoreductase: protein MIEKEVVLKPEEAFNEEEVLSVIQKRLGLKSNQNFRIAKRSIDARSKEVKVRIKVDISDNEPLPERINYKIEDLPKVHNASQSAVIIGAGPAGLFAALRLIELGWKPIILERGKDVRARRRDLADINKKHIVNPESNYCFGEGGAGTYSDGKLYTRSKKRGDIYRILEILVAHGAKEDIMIDAHPHIGTNKLPKIIQDIRENIITYGGEVHFDTKVTGFHVENNELKSVSTADGLEFKSDAFILATGHSARDIFYLLHENKILIEAKPFALGVRVEHPQKIIDKIQYKCEDRGPYLPASSYALVHQTYFKDKQRGVFSFCMCPGGFIVPAATESGEIVVNGMSPSRRDSRFANSGIVAAIELEDMQEFEQFGPLQGLELQKSIEQNACKIAGNTQSAPAQRLIDFTQGKLSKDLPDTSYQPGLHSARMDEVLPPFIVERLKTAFKAFGKKMKGYFTNDAIIVGVESRTSSPVRIPRDKESLQHIETKRLFPCGEGAGYAGGIVSAAMDGERCAEKVVELYKIKS from the coding sequence ATGATAGAAAAAGAAGTAGTTTTAAAGCCTGAAGAGGCTTTCAACGAAGAAGAGGTTTTGTCAGTCATACAAAAAAGACTGGGATTAAAATCTAATCAGAATTTTAGAATTGCTAAACGCTCCATTGATGCTCGCTCAAAGGAAGTTAAAGTGCGCATAAAAGTTGATATTTCGGACAATGAACCACTGCCTGAAAGGATAAATTATAAAATTGAAGACTTACCTAAGGTTCATAATGCCAGTCAATCAGCAGTTATTATTGGAGCAGGCCCAGCGGGATTATTTGCCGCTTTGCGACTGATAGAATTAGGTTGGAAACCCATTATTCTAGAAAGAGGTAAAGATGTTAGAGCAAGAAGAAGAGATTTAGCTGACATCAACAAAAAGCATATTGTCAATCCTGAAAGTAATTATTGTTTTGGAGAAGGTGGTGCTGGCACTTATTCAGATGGCAAACTTTACACTCGCTCAAAGAAAAGAGGGGATATCTATAGAATTTTGGAGATTTTGGTAGCCCATGGTGCCAAGGAAGACATTATGATTGATGCTCATCCTCACATTGGCACAAACAAATTACCTAAAATCATTCAAGATATCCGTGAAAATATCATTACCTATGGTGGAGAAGTGCATTTCGATACCAAAGTCACAGGCTTTCACGTTGAAAATAATGAGCTTAAATCTGTTTCAACAGCTGATGGATTAGAATTCAAATCCGATGCTTTTATTTTGGCAACTGGTCACTCCGCTAGAGATATATTTTATTTATTGCATGAAAACAAAATTCTGATTGAGGCTAAACCATTTGCTTTAGGCGTTAGAGTGGAACATCCACAAAAAATCATTGATAAAATTCAGTATAAATGTGAAGACAGAGGGCCTTATTTACCGGCCTCTTCTTATGCATTGGTGCATCAAACCTATTTCAAAGATAAACAAAGGGGCGTATTTTCTTTTTGTATGTGCCCTGGCGGTTTTATAGTACCTGCAGCTACGGAAAGTGGTGAAATTGTTGTAAATGGTATGAGTCCCTCAAGAAGAGATTCTCGTTTTGCCAATTCAGGAATAGTAGCTGCAATTGAACTGGAAGACATGCAGGAATTTGAGCAATTTGGGCCATTGCAAGGCTTGGAATTACAAAAATCTATAGAACAAAATGCATGTAAAATTGCGGGCAATACCCAAAGTGCTCCAGCTCAAAGATTGATTGATTTCACACAAGGCAAGTTAAGCAAAGATTTACCTGACACCTCCTATCAGCCCGGCCTACATTCTGCCAGAATGGATGAAGTATTACCTCCTTTCATTGTAGAAAGATTAAAAACGGCTTTTAAAGCTTTTGGAAAAAAAATGAAAGGCTATTTCACAAATGACGCCATCATTGTGGGGGTTGAAAGTAGAACCTCCTCCCCTGTTCGCATCCCTAGAGATAAAGAATCGTTACAGCATATTGAGACTAAAAGACTTTTTCCATGTGGAGAAGGCGCTGGTTATGCTGGTGGCATAGTTTCAGCTGCTATGGATGGCGAGCGTTGTGCAGAAAAAGTGGTTGAACTTTATAAAATCAAATCATGA
- a CDS encoding 7TM diverse intracellular signaling domain-containing protein, translating to MQVKLISGIFISTFLLFFSHSVLSQKVTLHEVNKEYQIGKSLQIIVDEEKTISFDEIKSGKHDDEFKKSEVDVPNYAYLDANFWFKINLDDQSSADNRWYLESSRTQIDTIKVYFQNENGDFTEYASGDLYPYDSRIIKHKDFVFPIPKTKNGKQVIYIWCKGNFSKQFPFTIIEERTFAEASHKTDLTMGILFGVFIAMVIYNLLLFFSLRSLTYLYYVLYMGSFLLAMMALTGYGYEMLFNYWLRFANISNMFFIALTVLFASQFTRRFLAVKKYSTFFHYALFAPEVYSIFLIIVSLTGIWVDGFVLFASKSAAYCGMIGVIVFLPTGIGIYRKGSRPAYFYLVAWTALFVGVIIYVLKNNAILPQNTFTDMSIIIGAVAEAILLSLGMADRIKTLEKEQRAARDKMISTLQENEDLIKNQNQILEQKVAERTSEIMEKNVEIEQQLEEIAAQRDMLSATKMELERQNDNVTSSINYAQRIQKAMLPQEDRIHHVFRESFIMFRPRDIVSGDFYWYTEIEGKKIFTVADCTGHGVPGAFMSMIGINLLNEIINVRNVTDSGNILYKLNEGVQKSLSQESSSNKDGMDMTLIVLDEEKKTIQFSGAKNPLIYVKNGEFNIIKGNNNPIGGISKNGNRDYDTHTISYEKDMMIYMFSDGFQDQFGGPDDRKFMVKRFKQILHDIAEKPTEKQLTILNQELDDWMKNTRQLDDILVAGIRL from the coding sequence ATGCAAGTAAAACTTATCTCAGGGATATTTATAAGTACATTTTTACTATTTTTTTCACACTCAGTCTTAAGTCAGAAAGTCACGCTACACGAGGTTAATAAAGAATATCAAATTGGAAAATCTCTTCAAATAATTGTAGATGAAGAAAAAACGATCAGTTTTGATGAAATCAAGTCAGGAAAACATGATGATGAATTTAAGAAGAGTGAAGTTGATGTACCAAATTACGCCTATTTAGATGCTAATTTTTGGTTCAAAATAAATTTAGATGATCAGTCTTCCGCAGACAACCGATGGTATTTAGAAAGTTCTCGTACTCAAATCGATACCATTAAAGTTTACTTCCAAAATGAAAATGGTGATTTTACTGAATATGCATCAGGTGATTTATATCCTTATGATAGCAGAATAATCAAACATAAAGATTTTGTTTTCCCTATCCCCAAAACCAAAAATGGCAAACAAGTTATTTATATTTGGTGTAAAGGTAATTTTTCAAAGCAGTTTCCATTCACCATAATTGAAGAACGTACTTTTGCTGAAGCTTCTCATAAAACTGACCTCACAATGGGAATTTTATTTGGAGTTTTTATTGCCATGGTGATTTATAACTTATTGCTATTCTTCAGCCTTCGAAGTCTCACCTATTTATATTATGTCTTATATATGGGCAGTTTTCTGCTTGCTATGATGGCATTGACAGGCTATGGCTACGAAATGCTATTCAATTATTGGTTGCGTTTTGCCAATATCAGCAATATGTTCTTCATTGCCTTAACCGTACTTTTTGCCAGTCAATTTACTAGGAGGTTCTTGGCCGTTAAAAAATATTCAACGTTTTTTCATTATGCGCTTTTTGCGCCTGAAGTGTACAGCATCTTTTTAATTATTGTTAGCTTAACAGGAATATGGGTAGATGGATTTGTTCTATTTGCTAGCAAATCAGCTGCTTACTGTGGCATGATAGGTGTTATAGTTTTCCTTCCAACAGGTATTGGAATTTATAGAAAAGGTTCACGACCAGCTTACTTCTATTTAGTGGCTTGGACGGCTCTTTTTGTAGGAGTAATTATTTATGTCCTGAAAAACAATGCGATTCTACCTCAGAACACCTTTACTGATATGAGTATTATCATTGGAGCAGTTGCAGAAGCAATTTTATTATCATTAGGAATGGCTGATAGAATTAAAACACTTGAAAAGGAACAAAGAGCGGCAAGAGATAAAATGATTAGTACACTTCAAGAAAATGAAGACTTGATTAAAAATCAGAATCAGATTTTAGAGCAAAAAGTGGCTGAGCGTACTAGCGAGATTATGGAGAAGAATGTAGAAATTGAACAGCAACTCGAAGAAATTGCCGCTCAACGAGATATGTTATCCGCTACAAAAATGGAGTTAGAAAGACAAAATGATAATGTGACTTCCAGTATTAATTATGCACAACGTATTCAAAAAGCAATGCTCCCACAAGAAGACCGGATTCATCATGTTTTCAGAGAAAGCTTTATCATGTTCAGACCTAGAGATATTGTAAGTGGTGACTTCTATTGGTACACTGAAATTGAAGGCAAGAAAATATTCACTGTTGCAGATTGTACGGGTCATGGAGTTCCTGGAGCATTTATGAGTATGATTGGAATTAATTTATTAAATGAAATTATCAATGTGAGGAATGTAACTGATTCAGGAAATATTTTATATAAGTTGAATGAGGGCGTTCAAAAATCATTGAGCCAAGAATCTTCAAGCAATAAAGATGGAATGGACATGACTTTAATCGTTTTAGATGAGGAAAAGAAAACCATCCAATTCTCTGGAGCCAAAAATCCATTGATTTATGTGAAAAACGGAGAATTTAACATCATAAAAGGAAATAACAATCCAATTGGAGGGATTTCCAAAAATGGCAATAGGGATTACGATACACATACCATTTCCTATGAAAAAGATATGATGATCTATATGTTTTCTGATGGCTTCCAAGATCAATTTGGAGGACCAGATGACAGGAAATTTATGGTTAAAAGATTTAAGCAGATACTTCATGATATTGCAGAAAAGCCTACCGAAAAGCAGCTTACCATTCTTAATCAGGAATTGGATGATTGGATGAAAAACACCAGACAACTTGATGATATTTTAGTGGCAGGAATAAGGCTGTAA
- a CDS encoding type II toxin-antitoxin system VapC family toxin yields MKVFLDANIIVSVLNKEYPLFNHSARILSLAGKSNFQFYTSPICLAIAFFFASKKVSEAKAKEKITLLCQHIKIADVDQDGVEKALTNKKIHELEDGFEYYAAERIGCNVILTEDKNDFYFAEIEVLNSSEFIAQKV; encoded by the coding sequence ATGAAAGTCTTTTTGGATGCCAACATTATTGTGTCTGTACTCAATAAAGAATACCCTCTATTTAACCACAGTGCTAGAATCTTAAGTTTAGCAGGGAAATCCAATTTTCAATTTTATACTTCACCCATTTGCTTAGCAATTGCTTTTTTCTTTGCATCCAAGAAAGTGAGTGAAGCTAAAGCAAAAGAGAAAATAACTTTATTATGCCAACACATTAAAATTGCTGATGTCGATCAAGATGGAGTTGAAAAAGCATTAACGAATAAAAAAATCCATGAATTGGAGGATGGGTTTGAATATTATGCTGCTGAAAGAATTGGGTGTAATGTAATATTGACTGAAGATAAAAATGACTTCTATTTCGCTGAAATAGAAGTCTTGAATTCTAGTGAGTTTATTGCTCAGAAAGTTTAA